One genomic region from Drosophila busckii strain San Diego stock center, stock number 13000-0081.31 chromosome 3R, ASM1175060v1, whole genome shotgun sequence encodes:
- the LOC108602138 gene encoding uncharacterized protein LOC108602138 produces MTKFEDLAPPSAGVKPHVEPWRVIGWPADQLRAMFTDWGAFFARKQRMNSSMSYLDAALEMDPNDVNVLMRRSEIKRMQARAPKALIDCKKAKDILSWKKPNEFNPHVSLEICDALYESNRFEDTKRKLHNNLRQFSSLQARPVLKRLTAVNENFADTLSDDSWLSVHRLINKMAKDQARKSKESKPECDVLSILDEEEEFLVPLEIERRARLFKIYHQTYLDKCWVDVGFLKRLRKSPNLLPKESRESTPFLRRLTEQNYKTSRTFAKMLHTRCPLYSKFSMNYPNKELYQQHQQKNLFRIQYQTRRNMFKILRTIRQLIQNGQQTKLSEFVEEVMGNYVTIKTNRIMPWKFEFINEVYNYLGLARINEYKIPSDMKVLSGKQRLLALFKIPIELSNFANVKEDHILNIQRISTEDPKAERFKKLMARLEYRMRVAKHPIERSYLLHEAAQAHLDSHSFDTCCSLARKALDEALIASSNLWAFLSCIVACKAHAVLGKIEKQKETLTHAFRLAKRLKNIDLCLFVDICLKVNAEEMEIKRALASSDFGIRKRAYRTASQDETPLSISPKRNSNVTPN; encoded by the exons ATGACAAAGTTTGAAGATTTGGCCCCTCCTTCGGCTGGAGTTAAGCCGCATGTGGAGCCATGGCGAGTAATCGGATGGCCGGCAGATCAATTGCGAGCCATGTTTACAGACTGGGGTGCATTCTTTGCCCGCAAACAAAGAATGAACTCTAGCATGTCTTATTTGGATGCTGCATTGGAAATGGATCCTAATGATGTTAATGTGCTAATGAGACGTAGCGAAATTAAAAGAATGCAGGCGAGAGCACCCAAGGCACTCATTGACTGCAAGAAGGCAAAAG ACATACTTAGCTGGAAGAAGCCAAACGAATTCAATCCACATGTTAGCTTGGAGATCTGCGATGCGCTTTACGAGTCCAATCGCTTTGAGGACACTAAGCGAAAGCTTCACAATAATCTGCGTCAATTTTCAAGCTTGCAAGCAAGACCTGTGTTAAAACGCTTAACTGCG GTCAATGAAAACTTTGCTGATACGCTCTCGGATGATTCTTGGCTGTCTGTACATCGACTTATTAACAAGATGGCTAAGGACCAGGCGAGGAAGTCTAAAGAATCAAAGCCAGAGTGTGATGTGCTAAGTATTTTGGATGAGGAG GAAGAGTTTCTGGTACCATTAGAGATAGAGCGCCGAGCGCGACTGTTTAAGATATACCATCAGACATATCTCGATAAGTGCTGGGTGGATGTGGGCTTTCTGAAGAGGCTGCGAAAGAGTCCAAATCTACTGCCCAAAGAGAGTCGAGAGTCCACCCCGTTTTTAAGAAGGCTGACcgaacaaaattataaaacatcTCGCACTTTTGCG aaaatgcTGCACACGCGCTGTCCGCTCTACAGTAAATTTTCGATGAACTACCCAAATAAGGAGCTCtatcagcagcatcaacaaaaGAATCTATTTCGCATTCAATACCAAACGAGACGAAACATGTTCAAGATATTGAGAACCATACGACAACTTATACAAAATGGGCAACAGACG AAACTATCGGAGTTTGTTGAGGAAGTCATGGGCAATTATGTGACGATCAAAACGAATCGCATCATGCCTTGGAAGTTTGAATTCATTAATGAGGTCTACAACTATTTAGGTTTAGCTCGCAttaatgaatacaaaattCCCAGCGACATGAAGGTTTTATCTGGCAAACAGCGCCTTCTCGCACTCTTCAAAATACCCATCGAGCTGTCAAACTTTGCAAATGTAAAGGAAGATCACATACTGAACATTCAACGCATAAGTACCGAAGACCCAAAAGCAGAACGTTTCAA AAAGCTCATGGCTCGACTGGAGTATCGCATGCGCGTGGCAAAGCATCCCATAGAACGGAGCTATCTGCTGCATGAAGCGGCGCAGGCGCACTTAGATAGCCACTCCTTTGACACCTGCTGCTCGCTGGCACGCAAGGCCTTGGATG AGGCTCTgattgccagcagcaatcTATGGGCATTTCTAAGCTGCATTGTAGCATGCAAAGCACACGCGGTGCTCGGCAAAATCGAGAAGCAGAAGGAAACGTTAACGCATGCCTTTCGGTTGGCCAAACGGCTTAAGAATATCGACTTGTGCTTGTTTGTCGATATCTGCCTCAAAGTAAATGCTGAAGAAATGGAAATCAAAAGGGCGCTGGCCTCGTCAGATTTTGGTATTAGGAAACGAGCATATCGCACTGCCAGCCAAGATGAAACGCCATTATCAATCTCGCCCAAAAGAAATTCTAATGTGACACCTAACTAa